One genomic window of Actinoplanes lobatus includes the following:
- a CDS encoding proline dehydrogenase family protein, protein MLRSLFLAAAGSARLERLVESVPVSKGIVQRFVAGGGADEVLRVTRELADDGLAVSLDHLGDDTRTVEQAVAARDEYVAILAGLHGAGLTPAAEVSVKLSALGQRIDEKLAYEHARAICAAAAEAGTTVTLDAEDHSTTDATLETLMELRRDFPSTGAVLQAYLRRTEGDCRELATAGSRVRLCKGAYAEPESVAFQSALDVDKSFVRCLNILMSGEGYPMVATHDPRLIAIAEDRARWFDRSTGEYEFQLLYGVRSEEQGRLAAGGNTVRIYLPYGDQWYGYLMRRLADRPANMGFVARAVASRK, encoded by the coding sequence ATGCTCCGTTCCCTGTTTCTCGCCGCGGCCGGGTCCGCCCGGCTCGAGCGGCTGGTCGAGTCCGTCCCTGTCAGCAAGGGCATCGTGCAGCGTTTCGTCGCCGGCGGTGGCGCCGACGAGGTCCTGCGGGTCACTCGGGAGCTGGCCGACGACGGCCTCGCCGTGAGCCTCGATCATCTGGGCGACGACACCCGGACGGTGGAACAGGCGGTCGCCGCCCGCGACGAGTACGTCGCGATCCTGGCCGGTCTGCACGGCGCCGGGCTGACGCCCGCCGCCGAGGTCAGCGTGAAACTCTCGGCGCTCGGCCAGCGGATCGACGAGAAGCTGGCGTACGAGCACGCGCGCGCCATCTGTGCCGCGGCGGCCGAGGCGGGCACCACGGTGACGCTGGACGCCGAGGACCACAGCACCACCGACGCGACCCTCGAGACGCTGATGGAGCTGCGGCGGGACTTCCCGTCGACCGGGGCGGTGCTCCAGGCGTACCTGCGGCGTACCGAGGGGGACTGCCGGGAGCTGGCCACGGCCGGGTCGCGGGTCCGGCTGTGCAAGGGCGCCTACGCCGAGCCCGAGTCGGTGGCCTTCCAGTCGGCGCTGGACGTGGACAAGTCGTTCGTCCGCTGCCTCAACATCCTGATGTCCGGGGAGGGCTACCCGATGGTGGCCACTCACGACCCACGGCTCATCGCGATCGCCGAGGACCGGGCCCGCTGGTTCGACCGGTCCACCGGGGAGTACGAGTTCCAGCTCCTCTACGGGGTCCGGTCCGAGGAGCAGGGCCGTCTGGCCGCGGGAGGCAACACGGTGCGGATCTACCTGCCCTACGGCGACCAGTGGTACGGCTACCTGATGCGCCGCCTGGCCGATCGCCCGGCGAACATGGGTTTCGTGGCCCGTGCCGTGGCATCTCGCAAATAA
- a CDS encoding CGNR zinc finger domain-containing protein — MNFDAYARTAIDLVNAGLDDLAGLRALFSDDQAYMRDQVAEKDLVAFRRAQRRLREVFEHGTGGQDADAVRELNGLLEAYPVQPRISGHDASDWHMHVTSRGSSVSAEYLAGAVWGLAVWLCEYGSARFGICADERCGNVYLDTSSNNCRRFCSERCATRSHVAAHRARKRAANTSLTPAL; from the coding sequence GTGAACTTCGATGCGTACGCCCGGACGGCGATCGACCTCGTCAACGCCGGTCTGGACGACCTCGCCGGGTTGCGTGCCCTGTTCTCCGACGATCAGGCCTACATGCGCGATCAGGTCGCGGAGAAGGACCTCGTCGCGTTCCGCCGTGCCCAGCGCCGGCTGCGCGAGGTCTTCGAACACGGCACCGGCGGGCAGGACGCCGACGCGGTGCGGGAGCTGAACGGTCTGCTCGAGGCGTACCCGGTGCAGCCACGCATCTCCGGTCACGACGCCAGCGACTGGCACATGCACGTCACCAGCCGCGGCTCCTCGGTGAGCGCCGAATACCTGGCCGGCGCCGTGTGGGGCCTCGCCGTCTGGCTCTGCGAGTACGGCAGCGCCCGCTTCGGGATCTGCGCCGACGAGCGGTGCGGCAACGTCTATCTGGACACGTCGTCGAACAACTGCCGCCGGTTCTGCTCGGAGCGCTGTGCCACCCGCTCGCACGTGGCCGCGCACCGGGCCCGCAAACGGGCCGCGAACACGTCGCTCACCCCCGCTTTATAG
- a CDS encoding sugar phosphate isomerase/epimerase family protein codes for MTSRVPVLLSSSSVFPEPTAAAFEMAATVGYDGLEVMVWTDAVSQDAGALKGLADHYGVPVLSVHAPCLLVTQRVWSSDPWERLTRAAQLAETLGAPTVVVHPPFRWQGDYARNFAEGLTKVRGRHPDLTFAVENMFPVKMAGRWVVPYNPGWDPTETGFNAYTLDLSHCAASRVDALEMADRMGAGLRHVHLGDGTGEGRDEHLVPGRGNQPCAELLRSLAGRGFTGSVALEINTRKAASRPAREADLREALAFARRHLEPSPAIKRG; via the coding sequence GTGACTTCCCGCGTACCCGTGCTTCTCTCCAGCTCCTCGGTCTTCCCCGAGCCGACGGCGGCGGCGTTCGAGATGGCGGCCACGGTCGGCTACGACGGTCTCGAGGTCATGGTGTGGACCGACGCCGTCAGCCAGGACGCCGGCGCCCTCAAGGGCCTCGCCGACCACTACGGCGTGCCGGTCCTCTCGGTCCACGCGCCCTGCCTGCTGGTCACCCAGCGGGTGTGGAGCTCCGATCCGTGGGAGCGGCTGACCCGGGCCGCCCAGCTCGCCGAGACGCTCGGTGCACCGACCGTGGTGGTGCACCCGCCGTTCCGCTGGCAGGGCGACTACGCACGCAACTTCGCCGAGGGGCTCACCAAGGTCCGCGGCCGCCATCCGGATCTGACCTTCGCGGTGGAGAACATGTTCCCGGTCAAGATGGCCGGCCGCTGGGTGGTGCCCTACAACCCGGGCTGGGATCCGACCGAGACCGGCTTCAACGCGTACACGCTGGACCTGTCGCACTGCGCGGCGTCCCGCGTCGACGCGCTGGAGATGGCCGACCGGATGGGCGCCGGCCTGCGTCACGTCCACCTCGGCGACGGCACCGGCGAGGGCCGCGACGAGCACCTGGTGCCGGGCCGCGGCAACCAGCCGTGCGCCGAGCTGCTGCGCTCGCTGGCCGGCCGGGGGTTCACCGGATCGGTGGCACTGGAGATCAACACCCGCAAGGCGGCGAGCCGTCCGGCCCGGGAGGCCGACCTGCGCGAGGCGCTGGCCTTCGCCCGTCGCCACCTGGAACCCAGTCCCGCTATAAAGCGGGGGTGA